A segment of the Agromyces sp. H17E-10 genome:
GATGGACCGCGAAGCGCTGCGCCGCACCCTCACCGAGGGGCGCGTGACCTTCTGGTCTCGCTCGCGGCAGGAGTACTGGCGCAAGGGCGATACGTCCGGGCACGCCCAGTACGTCCGCTCCGCCGCGCTCGACTGCGACGCCGACACGCTGCTCGTCCGGGTGGAGCAGGTCGGCGCGGCCTGCCACACGGGCACCCGCACGTGCTTCGACGGCGACCCGATCGAGGTCGTGCAGGGGCGCGTCCCCGGCGAACCCGACCCGGCGCCTGGCCGGCCCGACGCCTGACCCGCCCGCACCCGATCCACGCGAACGACGAGGAGACACGATGACCGCGACGACGACCTTCGACGAGTTCGCCGGCCTGCTCGCGGGGCGCCGCGTCGTACCCGTCGTCCGCGAGCTCTTCGCCGACGGCGAGACGCCCGTGGGCATCTACCGCAAGCTCGGCGAGGGACGGCCTGGCACCTTCCTCCTCGAGTCGGCCGAACAGGGCGGCATCTGGTCGCGGTACTCGTTCGTCGGCGTCTCGTCGTATGGCGTGCTCACCGAGCACGCCGACCGGGTCGAGTGGCACGACCACGGGCTCTCCGCCGAGCGGGCGCTCGGCGCCGCCGCCGAGCTGCCGCCCCTCGCCGCCCTCGAGGCGCTGTTCGAGCGCTGGCGCACCGAGGACGTGCCGGGCGCGCCGCCGCTGACCGGTGGACTCGTCGGCTTCATCGGCTGGGAGGCGGTGCGCCAGATCGAGCACCTCCCGAACCGGCCGCCAGCCGAGTCGTCCATCCCCGGGCAGGCGTTCGCCTTCGTCGCCGAGCTCGTCGTGATCGACCATCGCACGGGCACGGTGCAGCTCATCGCCTCCGCGCTGAACGACACCGGTGCGCCGGCCGAGGAGCTCTGGGCCGACGCGCAGGCGCGGCTCGACGGGATGCAGCGGGGTCTCGCCGCGCCGGCCGAGGCGTGGCTGGCCGACATCGACCTCGGCCGGTCGGCGTCGCCAGTGCATCGCACCGACGAAGCGGACTTCCTCGCGGCCGTCGATCGGTCGAAGGACTTCATCCGCGACGGCGACGTCTTCCAGGTCGTCATCTCGCAGCGGTTCGAGCACGAGGCGACCGCACCGGCGCTCGACGTCTACCGGGTGCTCCGCAGTCTCAACCCGAGCCCGTACATGTACTTCCTCCACCTCGAAGACGGC
Coding sequences within it:
- the hisI gene encoding phosphoribosyl-AMP cyclohydrolase, with product MTRAPETTPSTPSTSDQALERAVFNEQGLLPAVIQQWDTGEMLMLGWMDREALRRTLTEGRVTFWSRSRQEYWRKGDTSGHAQYVRSAALDCDADTLLVRVEQVGAACHTGTRTCFDGDPIEVVQGRVPGEPDPAPGRPDA
- a CDS encoding anthranilate synthase component I, with translation MTATTTFDEFAGLLAGRRVVPVVRELFADGETPVGIYRKLGEGRPGTFLLESAEQGGIWSRYSFVGVSSYGVLTEHADRVEWHDHGLSAERALGAAAELPPLAALEALFERWRTEDVPGAPPLTGGLVGFIGWEAVRQIEHLPNRPPAESSIPGQAFAFVAELVVIDHRTGTVQLIASALNDTGAPAEELWADAQARLDGMQRGLAAPAEAWLADIDLGRSASPVHRTDEADFLAAVDRSKDFIRDGDVFQVVISQRFEHEATAPALDVYRVLRSLNPSPYMYFLHLEDGSGEPYWIVGSSPEALVKVQHGRVFTHPIAGSKPRGSTPEEDADLESALVADPKEQAEHLMLVDLARNDLAKVCTAGSVEVTEFMRVERFSHIMHLVSSVEGDLGPDVNAIEVFRATFPAGTLSGAPKPRALEIIDELEPAQRGLYGGVVGYFGFGGDADLAIAIRTATIAGGVARVQAGAGLVADSDPLSEFEESRNKAAAPLRAVAVANAMRRVEA